The following proteins are encoded in a genomic region of Galbibacter sp. BG1:
- a CDS encoding DUF3124 domain-containing protein: MKIQIFNKYLITAFCIVFFFSCENKKEEETLQKINWKNREIGENLPDTLTQGQTYLSVYSQIYSYTQHAQQDLTTTISLRNVSEKDSVYISKANYFNESGTLVRSYVSNTIFLAPMETLEIIIDNKDNEGGSGGNFMFNWISKANTPPPHFEAVMISTAGQQGLSFTTSGVRVK, translated from the coding sequence ATGAAGATCCAGATATTCAATAAATACTTAATCACAGCTTTTTGTATTGTTTTCTTTTTTTCTTGTGAAAATAAAAAAGAAGAAGAAACGCTTCAAAAGATAAATTGGAAGAATAGGGAAATTGGCGAAAATCTTCCCGATACTTTAACCCAAGGGCAAACATATTTATCGGTTTACTCTCAAATATATAGTTATACCCAGCATGCACAACAAGACCTTACCACAACGATAAGTCTAAGAAACGTAAGCGAAAAAGACAGTGTTTATATATCGAAGGCTAACTATTTTAACGAATCTGGAACACTTGTTCGTTCTTACGTCTCCAACACTATTTTTTTGGCTCCCATGGAAACTTTAGAAATAATTATTGATAACAAGGATAACGAAGGTGGTTCTGGTGGAAATTTTATGTTTAATTGGATTTCCAAGGCAAACACGCCTCCTCCACATTTTGAAGCTGTGATGATTTCCACAGCAGGGCAACAAGGTCTTTCTTTTACTACCTCGGGGGTGCGGGTTAAATAA
- a CDS encoding ABC transporter permease, whose amino-acid sequence MRVLWFLIQKEFIQIFRNKALLPMMTILPVIQLLLLSNAASNEVKNVNIAVVDNDQSEFSKELTDKIMANKRFSLIATPFGNKEAMKYMQGNEVDIILQIPANFEKKFLRKEQPSMQVLVNAVNGQQATVGSGYLINIISTFNKSLIENVASFTMSKTNTATIVNRNWYNPELKYTHFMAPGILAELTALLTIVLSAMNVVREREIGTIEQINVTPIKKWQFILGKLIPFLCIGIFLLIIGLTVSKIIFNIPMRGSLITLFLYAIVNLVAVLGFGLLISNFANTQQQAIFVAFFFILIFILMCGLFTPIESMPKWAQYATIPNPLAHFISVARKVLMKGSGWAAIKMEFIYTLVLAIIFNTLAIISYRKQES is encoded by the coding sequence ATGAGGGTTTTATGGTTTTTGATACAGAAAGAGTTTATACAGATTTTTAGGAACAAGGCCCTGTTGCCTATGATGACCATTTTGCCCGTCATTCAACTTTTGCTTTTATCCAATGCAGCCTCCAATGAGGTTAAAAATGTGAATATAGCGGTGGTCGATAATGATCAGTCAGAATTTTCGAAAGAATTAACCGACAAAATTATGGCAAACAAAAGATTTTCTTTAATTGCCACTCCTTTTGGTAATAAAGAAGCCATGAAATATATGCAGGGTAATGAGGTTGATATCATTTTGCAGATTCCAGCTAATTTTGAAAAGAAATTTCTTCGAAAAGAACAGCCTTCAATGCAAGTTTTAGTAAATGCTGTCAATGGGCAACAAGCTACTGTAGGTTCGGGCTACTTAATAAATATTATAAGTACCTTTAATAAAAGTTTGATTGAAAACGTTGCCTCTTTCACGATGTCCAAAACAAACACCGCCACTATTGTTAATAGAAATTGGTATAATCCTGAATTAAAATATACTCATTTTATGGCGCCAGGAATTCTTGCAGAACTCACCGCACTTTTAACCATTGTACTTTCTGCCATGAATGTCGTTCGAGAAAGGGAAATTGGAACTATAGAGCAGATCAATGTTACTCCAATTAAAAAATGGCAGTTCATTTTAGGAAAACTAATCCCATTTTTATGTATTGGGATATTTCTTTTAATTATTGGTTTAACGGTAAGTAAGATCATTTTCAACATCCCGATGCGTGGCAGTCTTATTACTTTGTTTTTATACGCCATAGTGAATTTGGTAGCTGTTCTGGGATTTGGTTTATTAATATCAAATTTCGCAAACACTCAGCAACAGGCGATTTTTGTAGCGTTTTTTTTTATCCTAATATTTATTTTAATGTGTGGATTGTTTACCCCAATAGAAAGTATGCCAAAATGGGCGCAGTACGCTACTATTCCTAACCCTTTGGCTCATTTTATTTCGGTTGCCAGAAAAGTACTAATGAAAGGTAGTGGCTGGGCGGCTATTAAAATGGAGTTTATATACACCCTTGTTTTAGCCATCATCTTTAATACCTTGGCGATTATAAGCTATCGAAAACAAGAATCTTAA